From Methanobrevibacter sp.:
ACCAGCAATCTGTCTTAGAAGAACTTTAAGTTGTTCATCAGTGACTTTTCCTCTTAAACTACCGGCTTGAGCAGATTGAATCAGTTGAATTTCAATTTGATTGACAAGTTCCGGTTTAGTTAATTTGAGGTTAGCTAATCTGTTACGAGCTTCAGAAGTTAAAATTTGGCCTAAAATTTGTTTTTTCTGAGCTTCAAATTGTGCTTGGGCTGCTTCTTGCTGTTGCA
This genomic window contains:
- a CDS encoding DNA-binding protein, encoding QQQEAAQAQFEAQKKQILGQILTSEARNRLANLKLTKPELVNQIEIQLIQSAQAGSLRGKVTDEQLKVLLRQIAGQKREIKITRK